A genomic region of Aspergillus oryzae RIB40 DNA, chromosome 1 contains the following coding sequences:
- a CDS encoding uncharacterized protein (hexokinase), whose amino-acid sequence MAIAAAVSSNDVLKGVPENVLRELQKMKSMFTINRETLRTVTDKFVTELENGLSSHENEIPMNITWATGRPTGQEQGTFITIDLGGTNLRVCKVELTKQLGGYKITQRKFKLPVQHRQRSVDDLWALVADKLKESLESQHITKGREALPLAITFSYPLTQHNIRRGSCSVGRRAPIFLALRDMPSLPSWSTSLHREDNLPVEIVALVNHTTGTLVATAYQYAQVKVSSIFITGCNPAYIEDCGLVTKIASYDLPAGKEMAIHKGYGAFNNSHSVLPRNVFDEAIESTSRPGQQTYEKMVAALYFGELVRLIILHLHHTTGLFTGCDLSRLDRIHSMESTFLSAMEGGPLGSLGEMQALFRERFNIEPKTKELKICRLVAEIACTRAARLYACGITAICKKKGIEPYHVAVDASTLFGERAAAALREI is encoded by the exons ATGGCGATTGCCGCTGCAGTATCCAGTAATG ACGTGCTCAAGGGCGTGCCCGAAAATGTCCTCCGAGAACtacagaaaatgaaaagcaTGTTTACTATCAATCGAGAGACACTGAGAACAGTTACGGACAAGTTTGTGACAGAGCTCGAGAATG GACTGTCATCCCATGAGAATGAAATA CCAATGAACATAACTTGGGCGACAGGAAGGCCTACTGGTCAGGAGCAAGGGACATTTATTACTATAGATCTGGGCGGGACGAATCTAAGGGTGTGCAAGGTCGAACTCACAAAGCAGCTAGGAGGATACAAGATCACTCAGCGGAAGTTCAAGCTACCAGTGCAGCACCGACAACGCTCCGTCGATGATCTCTGGGCCCTGGTCGCGGACAAATTAAAAGAATCCCTGGAGAGTCAGCATATCACAAAGGGCAGGGAGGCGCTTCCTTTGGCAATTACGTTCTCCTACCCGCTAACTCAACATAATATCAGACGTGGGTCTTGCAGCGTTGGACGAAGGGCTCCAATATTTCTGGCGTTGAGGGACATGCCATCGTTGCCCAGCTGGAGCACATCATTGCACAGAGAGGAC AATCTGCCCGTGGAGATCGTGGCTCTTGTGAACCACACGACGGGGACATTGGTGGCAACAGCCTATCAATATGCCCAAGTCAAGGTTAGTAGTATATTTATCACAGGATGCAATCCTGCCTACATAGAAGATTGTGGATTAGTTACCAAAATTGCGAGCTATGACCTTCCAGCTGGCAAGGAGATGGCCATACACAAGGGGTACGGAGCGTTCAACAACAGTCATTCGGTATTACCTCGTAACGTGTTTGACGAGGCGATCGAGAGTACATCGCGACCAGGACAGCAGACGTATGAGAAAATGGTCGCCGCACTGTATTTCGGAGAGCTTGTCCGTTTGATCATCTTACATCTTCACCATACAACAGGGCTATTTACAGGTTGCGACCTCAGCCGGCTCGACCGTATCCACTCAATGGAGTCAACGTTCTTGTCGGCGATGGAAGGTGGCCCCTTGGGCTCACTGGGTGAGATGCAGGCATTGTTTCGAGAACGATTTAATATCGAACCTAAAACCAAAGAACTAAAGATCTGTCGCCTTGTTGCGGAAATCGCTTGCACACGCGCCGCGAGGCTGTACGCATGTGGTATTACCgccatctgcaagaagaaaggcattgaACCTTATCACGTCGCGGTGGATGCCTCAACCTTGTTCGGAGAaagagctgctgctgctctgcGGGAGATTTAG
- a CDS encoding cytochrome P450 (cytochrome P450 CYP3/CYP5/CYP6/CYP9 subfamilies) yields the protein MDLLRLRDRSLLGQGALVAFVTYWAVWIIYTRWFHPLAKFPGPFWASVTRAWTLLHVLHGDAEKRQMKLHAKYGLVPPGDILEPYLSSIGSVVRIAPNELVTSEPEAIQTLYGARSFTAKATLGYVRTQYYPQQRLIGVARFPDHFSSEGGKQHGERRRIVSHVYTMTSILQSEKYIEKCIAVWLEKLGQMADRKESFDLWIWTRMYAYDVIGELYFSKMFGFLQAGHDHLGYIDATEDLVPIQFLAANMPTYVRGLFMLTGILFPKVRRALRALGDLTDATNAMLKDRLAAIQSDSEDKPQRHDILGKLLEISQKRGKELDFVLDDIKMESFGAFFAGSETTALTLSGILYHILRNRSVYEKLTAEIDTAVQCNQLSTPHISYNDAIKLPYLTACIREGIRMHPITGVSFPRHAPSSGCTIGGYYIPPNARIGVNPGVMHFNKTVFGEDADQFRPDRWIDGDVSKMDRYIMQFGMGARTCLGKNISMCEIYKAIPELLKFYTFELAGDEDMQTTSYWLYKPVAIDVNVRRR from the exons ATGGACTTGTTGAGACTTCGCGATAGATCCCTGCTGGGCCAAGGCGCCCTTGTCGCATTTGTCACGTACTGGGCAGTTTGGATCATCTACACACGATGGTTTCACCCTCTCGCCAAGTTTCCTGGACCTTTCTGGGCGTCTGTCACGAGAGCCTGGACGCTTCTTCATGTGCTTCATGGGGATGCTGAGAAGAGGCAGATGAAGCTACATGCGAAATATGGTTTGGTTCCTCCCGGAGATATACTTGAACCTTACTTATCAAGTATAGGGTCTGTTGTTCGCATCGCCCCGAACGAGCTGGTCACCAGTGAGCCGGAGGCTATCCAAACGCTCTACGGAGCCAGATCTTTCACGGCCAAG GCCACCCTGGGGTACGTCAGAACCCAGTATTATCCACAACAGCGACTGATAGGAGTAGCACGATTCCCGGATCACTTCTCGTCAGAAGGCGGAAAGCAACACGGGGAGCGCCGCCGCATCGTTAGCCATGTCTACACAATGACAAGCATCCTTCAATCGGAAAAGTACATTGAGAAGTGCATTGCTGTCTGGCTCGAGAAACTAGGCCAGATGGCGGACCGCAAGGAGTCTTTCGATCTGTGGATATGGACACGAAT GTACGCATACGATGTGATCGGCGAGCTGTACTTTAGTAAGATGTTCGGCTTCCTCCAGGCCGGTCACGACCACCTAGGATACATCGATGCAACGGAAGATTTGGTCCCTATCCAATTCCTGGCTGCCAATATGCCCACCTACGTCCGGGGTTTATTTATGCTGACCGGGATCCTGTTCCCAAAGGTCCGACGGGCATTGCGAGCCCTAGGAGATCTGACTGATGCTACAAATGCAATGCTAAAAGACCGCCTCGCTGCTATACAAAGCGATTCCGAGGATAAGCCTCAAAGACACGACATCCTAGGAAAGCTGCTTGAAATCTCCCAGAAAAGAGGTAAAGAACTTGATTTCGtgcttgatgatatcaagatgGAGTCGTTTGGTGCATT CTTTGCCGGAAGCGAGACAACAGCTCTCACGCTCTCTGGCATCCTGTACCATATCCTCCGCAACCGCAGTGTATACGAAAAGCTGACCGCTGAAATTGACACCGCCGTGCAATGTAACCAACTCAGTACCCCGCACATTTCCTACAACGACGCCATTAAACTTCCATACCTAACCGCCTGCATTAGAGAAGGAATCCGCATGCATCCCATCACTGGTGTCTCGTTCCCCCGTCATGCACCCTCATCTGGGTGCACGATCGGCGGGTACTATATTCCCCCTAATGCGCGTATAGGAGTGAATCCTGGGGTTATGCATTTCAACAAGACTGTTTTCGGTGAAGATGCGGATCAGTTTCGACCCGACAGATGGATTGACGGCGACGTGAGTAAGATGGATCGGTACATTATGCAGTTTGGGATGGGCGCTAGGACTTGTCTTGGCAAGAAT ATCTCGATGTGCGAAATCTATAAGGCCATCCCGGAGCTTTTAAAGTTTTATACATTTGAACTTGCGGGTGATGAGGACATGCAGACGACGTCGTATTGGCTGTATAAGCCGGTGGCGATTGACGTGAATGTTCGACGTCGTTGA